One Cololabis saira isolate AMF1-May2022 chromosome 18, fColSai1.1, whole genome shotgun sequence genomic region harbors:
- the LOC133418648 gene encoding adenylate kinase 7-like isoform X1, with protein sequence MEEETQQTRSKRIFVNDVDEYSSRNIAQPVKICLLGPPAVGKSTVAKKLCQHYKIHHISIKEMIEEKISQLNEMMSETDSEYVSEEAKAAAQDQLEKMNTSMDMNQGRLAEHEVVDILREKLNSKSCRNQGFVLEDFPKTYKQARTCFSEDTDTEEQSLDLMFERSEYNKTITPEHVFVLDASDDFLIKRIQGLPESVAEKMGYTQDEFMARLNKYRHLKAGTMLDFFDHQEIYTEHIEVSADDPEYTDVLKKITEVVGPTPEEQEEENRKREEENGKREDERRQKLAAEAVERKRRQEDELAESAAQYDEWQKNLQVVKQEECELQEAQSYDLRSYLMKYVMSDLSEAMAECCKIKPEDPVDFLAEYILRTNQEEE encoded by the exons ATGGAGGAGGAAACGCAGCAGACTCGTTCAAAACGGATTTTTGTGAACGACGTTGACGAATATTCCTCCCGTAACATCGCCCAG CCAGTTAAAATCTGCCTGCTTGGTCCTCCAGCTGTTGGGAAATCCACTGTTGCTAAAAAGCTCTGCCAGCATTACAAAATACACCACATCAGCATCAAAGAGATGATTGAGGAGAAGATTTCCCAACTG AATGAGATGATGAGTGAAACCGACTCAGAATACGTCAGTGAAGAGGCAAAAGCTGCTGCACAGGACCAACTGGAAAAAATGAACACCAGCATGGACATGAATCAAG GCCGATTGGCTGAACATGAAGTTGTTGACATATTGCGAGAAAAACTGAACTCAAAGTCATGTAGGAACCAAGGATTTGTTCTTGAAGACTTCCCAAAGACTTATAAACAAGCAAGGACTTGTTTCTCAG AAGACACTGACACAGAAGAACAGAGTTTGGATTTGATGTTTGAAAGATCAGAATACAACAAGACCATAACTCCAG AGCATGTTTTTGTCCTGGATGCATCTGATGACTTCCTGATAAAGCGCATACAGGGACTTCCGGAGAGCGTAGCTGAGAAAATGGGCTACACCCAGGATGAATTCATGGCTCGTCTGAACAAATACAGACACCTCAAGGCTGGAACCATGTTGGACTTCTTTGATCACCAGGAGATTTACACGGAACATATTG AGGTCAGTGCAGATGATCCAGAGTACACAGATGTTCTAAAGAAGATCACAGAGGTCGTGGGCCCGACTCCAGAAGAGCAGGAAGAGGAGAACCGAAAGAGAGAAGAGGAGAACGGAAAGAGAGAAGACGAGAGGAGGCAGAAACTGGCTGCAGAAGCTGTAGAGAGAAAACGCAGGCAAGAAGATGAGCTGGCTGAGAGTGCCGCACAGTATGACGAATGG CAGAAAAATCTGCAGGTGGTGAAGCAAGAGGAATGTGAGCTTCAGGAGGCTCAGTCTTATGATCTGAGGAGCTACCTGATGAAGTATGTGATGTCCGATCTCTCTGAGGCCATGGCAGAATGCTGCAAGATCAAACCAGAGGACCCCGTTGACTTTTTG GCTGAATATATTTTACGGACCAACCAAGAAGAAGAATGA
- the LOC133418648 gene encoding adenylate kinase 7-like isoform X2 encodes MEEETQQTRSKRIFVNDVDEYSSRNIAQPVKICLLGPPAVGKSTVAKKLCQHYKIHHISIKEMIEEKISQLNEMMSETDSEYVSEEAKAAAQDQLEKMNTSMDMNQGRLAEHEVVDILREKLNSKSCRNQGFVLEDFPKTYKQARTCFSDTDTEEQSLDLMFERSEYNKTITPEHVFVLDASDDFLIKRIQGLPESVAEKMGYTQDEFMARLNKYRHLKAGTMLDFFDHQEIYTEHIEVSADDPEYTDVLKKITEVVGPTPEEQEEENRKREEENGKREDERRQKLAAEAVERKRRQEDELAESAAQYDEWQKNLQVVKQEECELQEAQSYDLRSYLMKYVMSDLSEAMAECCKIKPEDPVDFLAEYILRTNQEEE; translated from the exons ATGGAGGAGGAAACGCAGCAGACTCGTTCAAAACGGATTTTTGTGAACGACGTTGACGAATATTCCTCCCGTAACATCGCCCAG CCAGTTAAAATCTGCCTGCTTGGTCCTCCAGCTGTTGGGAAATCCACTGTTGCTAAAAAGCTCTGCCAGCATTACAAAATACACCACATCAGCATCAAAGAGATGATTGAGGAGAAGATTTCCCAACTG AATGAGATGATGAGTGAAACCGACTCAGAATACGTCAGTGAAGAGGCAAAAGCTGCTGCACAGGACCAACTGGAAAAAATGAACACCAGCATGGACATGAATCAAG GCCGATTGGCTGAACATGAAGTTGTTGACATATTGCGAGAAAAACTGAACTCAAAGTCATGTAGGAACCAAGGATTTGTTCTTGAAGACTTCCCAAAGACTTATAAACAAGCAAGGACTTGTTTCTCAG ACACTGACACAGAAGAACAGAGTTTGGATTTGATGTTTGAAAGATCAGAATACAACAAGACCATAACTCCAG AGCATGTTTTTGTCCTGGATGCATCTGATGACTTCCTGATAAAGCGCATACAGGGACTTCCGGAGAGCGTAGCTGAGAAAATGGGCTACACCCAGGATGAATTCATGGCTCGTCTGAACAAATACAGACACCTCAAGGCTGGAACCATGTTGGACTTCTTTGATCACCAGGAGATTTACACGGAACATATTG AGGTCAGTGCAGATGATCCAGAGTACACAGATGTTCTAAAGAAGATCACAGAGGTCGTGGGCCCGACTCCAGAAGAGCAGGAAGAGGAGAACCGAAAGAGAGAAGAGGAGAACGGAAAGAGAGAAGACGAGAGGAGGCAGAAACTGGCTGCAGAAGCTGTAGAGAGAAAACGCAGGCAAGAAGATGAGCTGGCTGAGAGTGCCGCACAGTATGACGAATGG CAGAAAAATCTGCAGGTGGTGAAGCAAGAGGAATGTGAGCTTCAGGAGGCTCAGTCTTATGATCTGAGGAGCTACCTGATGAAGTATGTGATGTCCGATCTCTCTGAGGCCATGGCAGAATGCTGCAAGATCAAACCAGAGGACCCCGTTGACTTTTTG GCTGAATATATTTTACGGACCAACCAAGAAGAAGAATGA
- the LOC133418648 gene encoding adenylate kinase 7-like isoform X4, giving the protein MEEETQQTRSKRIFVNDVDEYSSRNIAQPVKICLLGPPAVGKSTVAKKLCQHYKIHHISIKEMIEEKISQLNEMMSETDSEYVSEEAKAAAQDQLEKMNTSMDMNQVVDILREKLNSKSCRNQGFVLEDFPKTYKQARTCFSEDTDTEEQSLDLMFERSEYNKTITPEHVFVLDASDDFLIKRIQGLPESVAEKMGYTQDEFMARLNKYRHLKAGTMLDFFDHQEIYTEHIEVSADDPEYTDVLKKITEVVGPTPEEQEEENRKREEENGKREDERRQKLAAEAVERKRRQEDELAESAAQYDEWQKNLQVVKQEECELQEAQSYDLRSYLMKYVMSDLSEAMAECCKIKPEDPVDFLAEYILRTNQEEE; this is encoded by the exons ATGGAGGAGGAAACGCAGCAGACTCGTTCAAAACGGATTTTTGTGAACGACGTTGACGAATATTCCTCCCGTAACATCGCCCAG CCAGTTAAAATCTGCCTGCTTGGTCCTCCAGCTGTTGGGAAATCCACTGTTGCTAAAAAGCTCTGCCAGCATTACAAAATACACCACATCAGCATCAAAGAGATGATTGAGGAGAAGATTTCCCAACTG AATGAGATGATGAGTGAAACCGACTCAGAATACGTCAGTGAAGAGGCAAAAGCTGCTGCACAGGACCAACTGGAAAAAATGAACACCAGCATGGACATGAATCAAG TTGTTGACATATTGCGAGAAAAACTGAACTCAAAGTCATGTAGGAACCAAGGATTTGTTCTTGAAGACTTCCCAAAGACTTATAAACAAGCAAGGACTTGTTTCTCAG AAGACACTGACACAGAAGAACAGAGTTTGGATTTGATGTTTGAAAGATCAGAATACAACAAGACCATAACTCCAG AGCATGTTTTTGTCCTGGATGCATCTGATGACTTCCTGATAAAGCGCATACAGGGACTTCCGGAGAGCGTAGCTGAGAAAATGGGCTACACCCAGGATGAATTCATGGCTCGTCTGAACAAATACAGACACCTCAAGGCTGGAACCATGTTGGACTTCTTTGATCACCAGGAGATTTACACGGAACATATTG AGGTCAGTGCAGATGATCCAGAGTACACAGATGTTCTAAAGAAGATCACAGAGGTCGTGGGCCCGACTCCAGAAGAGCAGGAAGAGGAGAACCGAAAGAGAGAAGAGGAGAACGGAAAGAGAGAAGACGAGAGGAGGCAGAAACTGGCTGCAGAAGCTGTAGAGAGAAAACGCAGGCAAGAAGATGAGCTGGCTGAGAGTGCCGCACAGTATGACGAATGG CAGAAAAATCTGCAGGTGGTGAAGCAAGAGGAATGTGAGCTTCAGGAGGCTCAGTCTTATGATCTGAGGAGCTACCTGATGAAGTATGTGATGTCCGATCTCTCTGAGGCCATGGCAGAATGCTGCAAGATCAAACCAGAGGACCCCGTTGACTTTTTG GCTGAATATATTTTACGGACCAACCAAGAAGAAGAATGA
- the LOC133418648 gene encoding adenylate kinase 7-like isoform X3: MEEETQQTRSKRIFVNDVDEYSSRNIAQPVKICLLGPPAVGKSTVAKKLCQHYKIHHISIKEMIEEKISQLNEMMSETDSEYVSEEAKAAAQDQLEKMNTSMDMNQGRLAEHEVVDILREKLNSKSCRNQGFVLEDFPKTYKQARTCFSEDTDTEEQSLDLMFERSEYNKTITPEHVFVLDASDDFLIKRIQGLPESVAEKMGYTQDEFMARLNKYRHLKAGTMLDFFDHQEIYTEHIEVSADDPEYTDVLKKITEVVGPTPEEQEEENRKREEENGKREDERRQKLAAEAVERKRRQEDELAESAAQYDEWKNLQVVKQEECELQEAQSYDLRSYLMKYVMSDLSEAMAECCKIKPEDPVDFLAEYILRTNQEEE, encoded by the exons ATGGAGGAGGAAACGCAGCAGACTCGTTCAAAACGGATTTTTGTGAACGACGTTGACGAATATTCCTCCCGTAACATCGCCCAG CCAGTTAAAATCTGCCTGCTTGGTCCTCCAGCTGTTGGGAAATCCACTGTTGCTAAAAAGCTCTGCCAGCATTACAAAATACACCACATCAGCATCAAAGAGATGATTGAGGAGAAGATTTCCCAACTG AATGAGATGATGAGTGAAACCGACTCAGAATACGTCAGTGAAGAGGCAAAAGCTGCTGCACAGGACCAACTGGAAAAAATGAACACCAGCATGGACATGAATCAAG GCCGATTGGCTGAACATGAAGTTGTTGACATATTGCGAGAAAAACTGAACTCAAAGTCATGTAGGAACCAAGGATTTGTTCTTGAAGACTTCCCAAAGACTTATAAACAAGCAAGGACTTGTTTCTCAG AAGACACTGACACAGAAGAACAGAGTTTGGATTTGATGTTTGAAAGATCAGAATACAACAAGACCATAACTCCAG AGCATGTTTTTGTCCTGGATGCATCTGATGACTTCCTGATAAAGCGCATACAGGGACTTCCGGAGAGCGTAGCTGAGAAAATGGGCTACACCCAGGATGAATTCATGGCTCGTCTGAACAAATACAGACACCTCAAGGCTGGAACCATGTTGGACTTCTTTGATCACCAGGAGATTTACACGGAACATATTG AGGTCAGTGCAGATGATCCAGAGTACACAGATGTTCTAAAGAAGATCACAGAGGTCGTGGGCCCGACTCCAGAAGAGCAGGAAGAGGAGAACCGAAAGAGAGAAGAGGAGAACGGAAAGAGAGAAGACGAGAGGAGGCAGAAACTGGCTGCAGAAGCTGTAGAGAGAAAACGCAGGCAAGAAGATGAGCTGGCTGAGAGTGCCGCACAGTATGACGAATGG AAAAATCTGCAGGTGGTGAAGCAAGAGGAATGTGAGCTTCAGGAGGCTCAGTCTTATGATCTGAGGAGCTACCTGATGAAGTATGTGATGTCCGATCTCTCTGAGGCCATGGCAGAATGCTGCAAGATCAAACCAGAGGACCCCGTTGACTTTTTG GCTGAATATATTTTACGGACCAACCAAGAAGAAGAATGA